A region from the Armatimonadota bacterium genome encodes:
- a CDS encoding prepilin-type N-terminal cleavage/methylation domain-containing protein — MSDEPRFGSHLPGLGASGVHRLSFRAYRFGFTLIELLVVIAIIAILAAILFPVFARARDRGRQTACVSNLRQLWTANTMYSHDNDGYYVPAALGFFERDDRRWFGVRNAQGRFEAHDGPLVPYMSDGGSLRQCPSFSTSVGFDKGTGGYVYNALAIGSRVRRLGYVAEAYNGSMAQSDLKRPGQTAMFADGALDIGKGLAEYAFLEPPPEVARRYAGRAMDPSVHFRHSGRAEVCFADGHAAALAMALSASSSPAYPSAQPDRKGIGWFAPFDAYDGE, encoded by the coding sequence ATGAGCGATGAACCACGGTTCGGCTCCCACTTACCTGGGTTGGGAGCGTCGGGCGTTCATCGTTTATCGTTCAGGGCATATCGCTTCGGTTTCACGCTCATCGAGCTGCTCGTCGTCATCGCCATCATCGCAATTCTGGCCGCGATCCTGTTCCCGGTCTTCGCCCGGGCGCGGGATCGCGGACGGCAGACCGCGTGCGTCTCGAACTTGCGGCAATTGTGGACGGCCAACACGATGTACTCCCACGACAACGATGGCTACTACGTTCCGGCGGCGCTTGGCTTCTTCGAGCGGGACGACAGGCGCTGGTTTGGGGTCCGGAATGCGCAGGGCCGTTTTGAAGCGCATGATGGCCCGCTGGTGCCGTACATGTCCGATGGCGGCTCGCTCCGTCAGTGTCCTTCGTTCAGCACTTCGGTCGGCTTCGACAAGGGCACGGGCGGGTATGTCTACAACGCGCTGGCCATCGGCTCCCGCGTGCGCAGGCTTGGCTATGTTGCGGAGGCGTACAACGGCAGCATGGCCCAGAGCGACCTGAAACGCCCCGGGCAGACCGCGATGTTCGCGGATGGCGCGCTGGACATCGGCAAGGGCCTGGCCGAGTACGCATTTCTGGAACCGCCGCCGGAGGTCGCCAGGCGCTATGCCGGCCGGGCGATGGACCCGTCCGTCCACTTCAGGCACAGTGGCCGCGCCGAAGTCTGTTTCGCGGACGGCCACGCGGCCGCACTGGCGATGGCCCTCTCCGCCTCCTCGAGCCCCGCCTACCCCTCGGCCCAGCCGGACCGCAAAGGCATCGGCTGGTTCGCCCCCTTCGACGCGTACGACGGGGAGTAG
- a CDS encoding Gfo/Idh/MocA family oxidoreductase has product MNDSTLRVGLVGSGFMGRLHANCWEALPGAKLVAVADPTPESRDKCPGKPAQFTHWQDLLAGADVDIVDVCTPTPWHGEAAMGALAAGKNVLCEKPMALNTAEATAMARAGKAAGTCFMVAHVIRFWPEYALLKEIVTSGKYGALKSFTCLRRMAVPMYNWDMWTHDEKRAGGIPFEGHIHDVDYVRYLMGDPTTVYAVGVRDHTGIGQMWTSYTFANNSRAVAEGSWGYEPTYPFQHGFVAVMEGGVVDYGLGREKPMLLYTPDADPEEIKPEPVSVGTADEGGNISDLGGYYKEIEYYAGCVRAGKQPTITTPWDARETVRLLEAQIQSAKTGQFVPFAPEAEA; this is encoded by the coding sequence ATGAATGATTCAACACTGAGAGTGGGGCTTGTGGGTTCGGGGTTCATGGGCCGGCTGCATGCGAACTGCTGGGAAGCCCTGCCGGGCGCGAAATTGGTGGCCGTGGCCGATCCCACCCCTGAAAGCCGCGACAAATGCCCGGGCAAGCCGGCGCAGTTTACCCACTGGCAGGACCTCCTCGCCGGCGCGGATGTGGACATAGTGGACGTCTGCACGCCCACGCCCTGGCACGGTGAAGCCGCCATGGGCGCGCTCGCCGCCGGCAAGAACGTACTGTGCGAAAAGCCGATGGCTCTCAACACCGCCGAAGCGACTGCCATGGCGCGGGCCGGTAAAGCGGCGGGGACGTGCTTCATGGTCGCACACGTCATCCGTTTCTGGCCCGAATACGCCCTCCTGAAGGAGATCGTCACTTCCGGCAAGTATGGCGCGCTGAAATCGTTCACGTGCCTGCGGCGCATGGCGGTTCCGATGTACAACTGGGACATGTGGACGCACGACGAAAAGCGGGCCGGCGGAATCCCGTTCGAAGGCCATATCCACGACGTTGACTACGTCCGCTACCTGATGGGCGACCCCACGACGGTCTATGCGGTCGGAGTGCGCGACCACACCGGCATCGGCCAGATGTGGACGTCCTACACCTTCGCGAACAACAGCCGCGCTGTCGCGGAGGGGAGTTGGGGCTACGAACCCACCTACCCGTTCCAGCACGGGTTCGTCGCCGTGATGGAAGGCGGCGTGGTGGACTACGGCCTCGGCCGCGAGAAGCCGATGCTCCTCTACACACCGGACGCAGATCCCGAGGAGATCAAGCCGGAGCCGGTGTCGGTCGGTACCGCGGACGAGGGCGGCAACATCAGCGACCTCGGCGGCTACTACAAGGAAATAGAGTACTACGCCGGCTGCGTTCGCGCGGGAAAACAGCCGACCATCACCACGCCGTGGGATGCGCGTGAGACGGTGCGGCTGCTGGAAGCGCAGATTCAGAGCGCGAAGACCGGCCAGTTCGTACCCTTCGCGCCCGAAGCCGAAGCGTGA
- a CDS encoding PEP-CTERM sorting domain-containing protein (PEP-CTERM proteins occur, often in large numbers, in the proteomes of bacteria that also encode an exosortase, a predicted intramembrane cysteine proteinase. The presence of a PEP-CTERM domain at a protein's C-terminus predicts cleavage within the sorting domain, followed by covalent anchoring to some some component of the (usually Gram-negative) cell surface. Many PEP-CTERM proteins exhibit an unusual sequence composition that includes large numbers of potential glycosylation sites. Expression of one such protein has been shown restore the ability of a bacterium to form floc, a type of biofilm.), producing MIRHAWAPVALASVALLGFARPSAAAVAGFNTSAGYDADDLAITADTFAVAPDGRFAVGTGSTVTVYNHADPAGRAALATITSPKFKTLGGLAFQGADTLLVTDNTFLSGAILSAAISSGTVSTLAAPGTANDVAQVRVRPTDGSAFAVLSHNPGQGAVVEVTGSGVSPFAGGLGTGYLGGLAFDAAGNVYVGDTNDPNFMGAAGKVLELSGAGALLGSASLAGGGGHGVYDVNGFNGDYYATTGNTLTRLNGGVATQVGAFTGAYPFPTDVAIDSTGVLVNGNYTGVGGVFRVRPAGSVPEPASLALLAIGMLPFLRTRRR from the coding sequence GTGATTCGTCACGCTTGGGCGCCTGTGGCGCTCGCTTCGGTTGCACTCCTCGGATTCGCGCGCCCGTCCGCCGCTGCGGTCGCCGGTTTCAACACGTCGGCGGGATACGACGCCGACGACCTCGCGATCACCGCCGATACATTCGCGGTCGCGCCGGACGGTCGCTTCGCCGTGGGCACAGGCTCCACGGTAACTGTCTACAATCACGCCGATCCGGCCGGCCGGGCCGCCCTGGCGACCATTACCAGCCCCAAGTTCAAAACGCTCGGCGGCCTGGCCTTCCAGGGAGCGGATACGCTGCTGGTGACCGACAACACCTTCCTCTCAGGCGCGATCCTCAGCGCCGCCATCTCGTCCGGAACCGTCTCCACGCTGGCCGCTCCGGGAACAGCCAACGATGTGGCGCAGGTTCGCGTCCGCCCGACGGACGGCTCGGCCTTCGCCGTGCTCTCACATAACCCCGGGCAGGGCGCCGTGGTGGAAGTGACCGGGTCCGGCGTCTCCCCGTTCGCCGGCGGACTGGGCACGGGCTACCTGGGCGGACTGGCCTTTGATGCGGCCGGCAACGTGTACGTCGGCGACACGAACGACCCGAACTTCATGGGCGCTGCGGGCAAAGTCCTGGAGTTGAGCGGCGCCGGAGCGCTTCTCGGCTCGGCATCGCTTGCGGGCGGTGGCGGGCATGGCGTGTATGACGTCAACGGTTTCAACGGCGACTACTACGCCACCACCGGCAACACCCTCACGCGCCTGAATGGAGGCGTAGCGACCCAGGTGGGCGCGTTCACCGGGGCGTACCCGTTTCCGACCGATGTCGCCATCGATTCTACCGGCGTCCTGGTGAACGGCAACTACACTGGCGTGGGCGGAGTGTTTCGCGTTCGTCCGGCCGGCAGCGTGCCCGAACCGGCTTCGCTGGCGCTTCTGGCCATCGGCATGCTGCCGTTCCTCCGCACACGCCGCCGATGA